In the genome of Scatophagus argus isolate fScaArg1 chromosome 20, fScaArg1.pri, whole genome shotgun sequence, the window CCGCCGCTCGCACCGCTGTCACTAGGGGATCCGCTGCTGCCGTTCACATTTCCGATCAGCTCGCCGTTTGCCCGCTGCGGGCCCGCACCACCGGGACTTGTCTCCACGGAGCCGGGTCCTCCAGACCCGCCGCCCTTTGCTTTCCTCCTCTCCAGGATCTCTCGCTTCCAGGCCGGCATCCTCGGGCTCTCTTGCCCGGCCTCTTGGCGGAGGACGCGTACCTCTCCTCCGCCAGACATTGCGGAGGGTTTTTGgaagggatgaggaggagagacgCAGGCTCCGAGACGGTTTTGCCGCGGTCTGGTGCGGCTGTAAAACCCGTATCCGGCTCTGACTGTACCTGCAGGAACGATCaccgcacactcacacacatccccaccgtctcttttttcctctctcctctccctctgctttcttACTCACTGGCTTTCCACACAGCTCATGAAAGCGGCCCCGCCCCTCCGCACCAGCACAAGCTGCTCCGGCAGTCCCATCCGCTCCTTGATTGGTCGTTATGACTTACGGACACGCCCTCTCCCCGTCGCACATTGACGCAAACCACTCCCGTTTCTATTGTTGACTGGGTAAGGCAGGGCTGTCAATCAAATTGTTGCGTTCAAGTTCCAACCGCCCtctctttatgtttttagtATATTTAAGGTGGATCGTGGCTGTATAATTTATTTAGTGATTAAATTTAGGTTTCTTTGTCAGTACTGTATTTACTCATACTGGTACATTTAAGGTTTATGACCACGACGTGACTGTTACACTGACAAATTGAAAGAAACGTCATTACTGTCCCGTTACGAACTCTGTATTGTATATACGTATCCAACAAGTgacttctttgtgtttcatttccttcttaATTTTCATCGGCAGTAATTGCTCCATCGTATGTGTAGCATTATTACGTTATGGTTGCAATGGTTTGAGGCATTTGTATAGCTTACTTTTCCGTACCATTTATAGTGTGTATAGTGTTTCAGTGTATAGATGCTGTAGCCCACGGGTGTTTTTGTTGGGGTGAGATAAGTAGGTAACATCCAGTGGTGGGTGGAGGCTGACGACTGTTCATTCAGCATTTACCGGTGATGCCACCTGTCGATAATCCGTTTGCGGTAAACACATGAGCTGAGAAGTACACACCGCACATGAATGAACACTAAGAGGTCTATTCTTGGGCACTACAAGATTACTGTACCTCATCAAACATTTATCACTGAACCACAATCAAGAACAGCGAAGAGCACAGAAGGACAAGAAATAGatgaacatttacatttatctgCTCTTCAAAATTGGCAGTTGAAAGAATTAAAAGCAGTTGGTATATAACCTCCACGCAGAAATCGCGTCCTCGGTAATTTGAGTGGTCGCATCATTTTCTCCCCTGCTTTTTAAATCTATTTGcagcagatattttaaaatggGACTGTTTCGGTCTGTAGAATTACATGgattaaacatttattacaaaaaagaaatagGGGACAGAAATAAGTAATTTGGAAACgtgcaaaaacaaatacatgtcCCTACGGTCCTTTATGTTTATATACCACACCCATTTCAAAGGCCAGTAGCGCCTCCCTGTGGCCAGAGACACCGAGATCCAATACAGGTCCGGATACCTTTACCTCTCTTGACGACTCTGGTAAGATCTTTATGGTTTATTTACATGTATATACAGATGACAACAAGAGTGCCATAACAAGTACATAGGAACATAAATAAGATTTGGtgaatttcttttcaaaaatcaaCATATACACATTACACAGAATTTCACATCAGAAATTACCTTAAAATGAGGCCTTAAATACATGCAGTACATACGCATGGTATGATCAAACACAGACTTAATACATTACATATtatacaaataaacaacaatattcaGGGTGGATGTGCACACATAACTGACTGCTTGTAGAAATCACATTCAGCTCCTCTACAGTGGAGTGACAGTGAGTTGACGACTTTTAAAACAAGCTTCTTGCTCCTCAGAACTTTATGATGGAAATGACAACCGAGGGGCAACAGGCAGCAAACAGCAAAGCAACAAAGTGTGACACGAGATAATAAACTTAACCAAATTGTGCTGGAAAGCAATGACTTCCTCtgggaaaagaacaaaaaagctGCAGCAACTCCTTGAGCTCTGTCACCCATGACAGCTGTCCTTGGACATTACAGCATTTTGGTTTCACCGGTTTATTAAATTTACCTGTGTTGCGTGCACGTGTGCATTAAAACATAACCGTGGTATAGATTTTCCTCGTGGATCACTTTCTACCATTGATTGCACAATATAAAAGGCACGTGTCCCAAACATACATTTACTGCTCTGACTTACTAATGTATCAAAAACTAACAGCCGTAACCCATCCTGGCGAAAAGAGAGCTCAGGAAAATCGgaacaattaatcaatttgtATTCACTGTCTAATTACAATCCACTTTTATTCTGTCTTCTTTATGTATGTTTACACTACAGGACCAAAAGTATGAGGTCACCCTGTtattcagaattcctttattcctttattaatccctggagggaaattcttggaATTTTGATTGCTATCAAAGCCATGGGGGATGAACTAAGAGCCTTCTCTCTTCTGATTTCAGCCTTTCCACCAGATTGTTGGACCTTGTTGCAGGAATTTGCTTCCATTCAGCCACAAGAGCACCAGTGAGATCCACCAGTGATGTTGGCTGATAATGTCTGGCTCACGGTTGGTGTTCCggctcatcccaaaggtgttgatggggttgaggtcagtaCTCTCTTcaggtcagtcaagttcttcaacaCTAAACTGGGAAAACAATTTCTTTATAGAGCTGTTTTGGTGCATGGAGTCATTTTAAATCAGGAAAAGGTATTCTCCAAAATATTGTCATAAAGTCAGATGCACACTCCTGTTAAAAATATCACTGTATGCTGCAGCAGTAAGACTTCCATTCATGGGAACCAAGGAGTAAAATAGCCCcagacaacagagacagaatgtATACAAATGTACATGGACAGCAAGGGCCTCAAAATGCTTTTGGCCATGTGGTGTCTTTAAGAATGTAGCAACACACAGAGTAGATTGTCCACTTCTTTTCTTGAAATACTGCATTATAACTAAagtaaacagtgaaaatttgtgttaattttgaagcaaaactgaagaaaactggATTATGATGATACCTGGAACATGGCCTTGAAAAGCTCACATTTGCTGGCTGTGCCAAAGCTGGCACTGagccaaaagaaaaagtacaCCACCGTTATGCTTTAAATCTCTAATGGCAGACGAAGATTGCTCTCTGTTTCCGTGTTGTCTGTGatgtaaatgcaaaaacaacaactaactTCCTCTCCTCAGTTGACACGGCATGCTCGTatcatcagcagctgcagcaggatgaACAGCGGAGAGACGATGAGGCCAAACCAAAGGTCTTTGGCTTGCTCCTGTTCTGCAAGCTTCTGGCACAGTAGCACCTCGCACACCAGCTTCAGGCTGAGCACCGTCAGCACCCAGAGGAGCCGCAGCACAGCAAGACGCTTCTCATTCTCCTGGTAAAGCCGAATGGACACAATGGCCGTGAAGTAGGTACTAAGGCCGTCTGCAGCAAACAGCGGGACAAACACCAGCCACCAGCTCAGCATTTGGGTGAACTTGTCGGCTCGCAGAGCAACCAGCATGCTGAAGATCAGCAAAGCTAGCAGGTGGAGGAAGAGTTCAAAAGTGGCAAAGCCCAGCCACTGGACCAGTTC includes:
- the tmem203 gene encoding transmembrane protein 203 — translated: MLFSLRELVQWLGFATFELFLHLLALLIFSMLVALRADKFTQMLSWWLVFVPLFAADGLSTYFTAIVSIRLYQENEKRLAVLRLLWVLTVLSLKLVCEVLLCQKLAEQEQAKDLWFGLIVSPLFILLQLLMIRACRVN